A stretch of the Cellulomonas sp. WB94 genome encodes the following:
- the map gene encoding type I methionyl aminopeptidase encodes MIEILNPTELARARETGALVADILQTLKSRTRVGTSLLDIDRWAKAMIIEAGAQSCYVDYAPSFGRGPFGHYICTSVNDAVLHGLPFDYRLADGDLLTLDLAVSLSGVAADSAISFVVGGSRPPESVAMISATERALSAGIAAAGPGARIGDISHAIGSVLSAAGYPINVEFGGHGIGSTMHQDPHVSNTGRPGRGYTLRPGLLLALEPWVMADTDELVTDADGWTLRSATGCRTAHSEHTIAITDDGAEILTLPRRAHS; translated from the coding sequence ATGATCGAGATCCTGAACCCCACCGAGCTGGCCCGAGCACGAGAGACAGGCGCGCTGGTCGCTGACATCCTGCAGACGCTGAAGAGTCGAACCCGGGTCGGCACGAGCCTCCTGGACATCGACCGGTGGGCGAAGGCCATGATCATCGAGGCCGGAGCGCAGTCCTGCTACGTCGACTACGCGCCGTCCTTCGGGCGCGGGCCGTTCGGCCACTACATCTGCACGTCCGTCAACGACGCCGTGCTCCACGGACTGCCCTTCGACTACAGGCTTGCCGACGGCGATCTGCTGACGCTCGACCTTGCCGTCTCCCTGAGCGGAGTCGCTGCCGACTCGGCCATCAGCTTCGTCGTGGGCGGCTCACGGCCCCCGGAGAGCGTCGCGATGATCAGCGCAACCGAACGCGCCTTGAGCGCAGGGATAGCCGCTGCCGGGCCCGGTGCCCGCATCGGCGACATCTCCCATGCCATCGGCTCGGTCCTCAGCGCGGCGGGGTATCCGATCAACGTCGAGTTCGGAGGTCACGGCATCGGATCGACGATGCACCAGGACCCGCACGTCTCCAACACCGGTCGGCCCGGCCGCGGGTACACGCTGCGCCCTGGGTTGCTGCTCGCACTGGAGCCGTGGGTCATGGCGGACACCGACGAGCTCGTCACCGATGCCGACGGGTGGACGCTCCGCAGCGCGACAGGCTGCCGGACAGCGCACAGCGAGCACACGATCGCCATCACCGACGACGGAGCCGAGATCCTCACCCTGCCGAGGCGCGCGCACTCGTGA
- a CDS encoding helix-turn-helix transcriptional regulator, whose amino-acid sequence MVRLPLTPAEVERGQRLGALLRRARGERSMLETALDACVSPETLRKIETGRVPTPAFPTIAAIAAVLDLSLDAVWAEINQPERGAEPAGSGHDTGERLAS is encoded by the coding sequence ATGGTCAGGCTGCCGCTCACTCCCGCCGAGGTGGAGCGCGGTCAGCGCCTCGGCGCCCTCCTGCGTCGCGCCAGGGGAGAGCGCTCGATGCTTGAGACCGCGCTCGACGCCTGCGTCTCGCCGGAGACCCTCCGGAAGATCGAGACGGGTCGCGTGCCCACTCCAGCCTTCCCGACGATCGCCGCGATCGCCGCGGTCCTCGACCTCTCCCTCGATGCGGTGTGGGCCGAGATCAACCAGCCCGAACGCGGTGCCGAACCGGCCGGTTCGGGTCACGACACGGGGGAGCGGTTGGCCTCGTAG